A single window of Nicotiana sylvestris chromosome 3, ASM39365v2, whole genome shotgun sequence DNA harbors:
- the LOC138887414 gene encoding uncharacterized protein codes for MNVPVYVSTPVGDSIVVDRVHRSCIAVIGGLQTYVDLLLLDMVDFDVILGMDWLSPYHAILDCHAKIMTLVLPGMPRLEWRGTPSHSTRSVISYVKARHMVGKGCLAYLAYVRDSSAKVSSIDYVPIVREFSEVFPLDLPGMPPDRDIDFCIDLAPGTQPIYILPYRMVPPKLKELKEQLQDLLEKGFIRPIVLPWSAPVLFVKKKDGFGQSVYEVGDF; via the coding sequence atgaatgttcctgtttatgtgtctacaccggtgggtgattctattgtggttgatcgagtccatcgttcttgtattgcgGTGATTGGGGGTCTTCAGACTtatgtagatttgttgcttttagacatggtcgacttcgatgttattttagggatggattggttatcaccttaccatgctatcttggactgtcatgccaagattatGACCTTGGTTTtgccgggtatgcctcgtttagagtggagaggaactcctagtcattctacccgtagcgttatctcttatgtgaaggctcggcatatggtcgggaaggggtgtttggcctatttagcttatgttcgtgattctagtgcgaaGGTTTcctctattgattatgtgcctattgttcgtgagttttctgaggttttccctttagacctgccagggatgccacccgacagggatattgacttctgcattgatttggctccaggcactcagcccatataTATCCTGCCGTATCGCATGGTCCCGccaaagttgaaagagttgaaggagcagttgcaagacttgcttgagaagggtttcattagacccatcGTTTTGCCTTGgagtgcaccagtgttgtttgttaagaaaaaggacg